The following are encoded in a window of Pseudofrancisella aestuarii genomic DNA:
- a CDS encoding type II secretion system F family protein has product MFFNKNNTPRIDFITFSYKGKLRNGKKTKGEIDANSKELAEATLRQKGFTDLKIKKQPKDLLPKKISYNDITGMTRQLATMTKAGIPIVKSFEVFIMGIKKHLKLKMLVVDLKLSIEGGESLSQALRKYPKIFDKLYVGLVTAGEESGNLDLMLSKIADQREALQSIKKKVKKALSYPIVVCVIAAGVTGILLTFAVPAFSAMFINSGKPLPAITQITVNASYFMQDSWWKIILVIFITMSVFKSLKFKYPKIQVYQDHFMLKIPIIGEVIFKSALARFASTLEITTQSGMSLTRALDMVALSTGNAKYDQAALDIKKSISEGTSFKEAIEETGVFPFLVEQMVSVGEESGALEIMLGNLNRVYQEEVDVLVEGLSSMLEPIIMVVLGGVVGFLVVSMYMPMFQMGDAI; this is encoded by the coding sequence ATGTTTTTTAATAAAAACAATACGCCAAGAATTGATTTTATAACCTTTAGTTATAAAGGAAAATTACGAAATGGTAAAAAAACCAAAGGCGAAATTGATGCAAACTCAAAAGAGCTTGCTGAAGCAACTCTTCGACAAAAAGGTTTTACAGACCTAAAAATAAAAAAACAACCTAAGGACTTACTACCAAAAAAAATATCTTATAATGATATAACAGGTATGACTAGGCAATTAGCCACTATGACTAAAGCAGGAATTCCTATAGTAAAATCATTTGAAGTTTTTATAATGGGAATAAAAAAACATCTAAAACTTAAAATGCTTGTTGTTGATCTAAAACTATCAATTGAAGGGGGTGAGTCTCTTTCTCAAGCGCTACGGAAATATCCAAAGATTTTTGATAAATTATATGTTGGTCTTGTAACTGCGGGTGAAGAATCTGGTAATTTAGATCTAATGCTAAGTAAAATTGCTGATCAAAGAGAAGCGTTACAAAGCATTAAGAAAAAAGTAAAAAAAGCATTATCTTATCCAATCGTAGTCTGTGTTATTGCTGCTGGTGTTACAGGTATCCTCCTTACTTTTGCCGTTCCAGCTTTTTCTGCTATGTTTATAAATTCTGGAAAGCCTTTACCTGCGATTACACAAATTACAGTAAATGCCTCTTACTTTATGCAAGACTCCTGGTGGAAAATAATTCTAGTTATTTTTATAACTATGTCTGTATTTAAAAGTTTAAAATTTAAGTATCCAAAAATTCAAGTCTACCAAGATCATTTTATGTTAAAAATACCTATCATTGGTGAGGTCATTTTTAAATCAGCATTAGCTAGGTTTGCTAGTACATTGGAAATAACAACTCAATCAGGGATGAGTTTAACTAGAGCTTTAGACATGGTTGCCCTCTCCACGGGTAATGCTAAATATGACCAAGCTGCTTTAGATATTAAAAAAAGCATTAGTGAAGGAACATCTTTTAAAGAAGCAATAGAAGAAACTGGTGTATTTCCATTTCTTGTAGAGCAAATGGTCTCAGTTGGTGAAGAGTCTGGTGCCCTTGAAATAATGCTAGGAAACCTTAATAGGGTATATCAAGAAGAGGTAGATGTATTAGTTGAAGGTCTTAGCTCAATGTTAGAACCCATAATCATGGTAGTTCTTGGTGGTGTAGTAGGCTTCTTAGTTGTTAGTATGTATATGCCTATGTTCCAAATGGGAGATGCAATATAA
- the hemB gene encoding porphobilinogen synthase has protein sequence MSFPISRPRRLRNSPSLREMVAETRLSINDLMYPIFIVHGKNIKKEISSMPGQYHWSVDRLDELLGNIEKAGIRSIMIFGVPKIKDIEASENYNPNGIVQQAVIKIKELNSNIIVATDVCLCGYTPHGHCGILDEVEYVDNDRTLEILKKTAISHAEAGADIVAPSGMMDGMILAMRQALDSMRFVKVAIMSYAVKYASAFYGPFRDACSSSPKGDRKTYQMDYRNKKEAIREALLDIEEGADFIMVKPALSYLDIINELNNKVDLPIAAYHVSGEYSMVKAAAQQGLINEEAITLEILTSMKRAGAKVILTYSALDVAKWIYK, from the coding sequence TGACTTGATGTATCCAATATTTATAGTTCATGGAAAAAATATAAAGAAAGAGATTTCATCAATGCCAGGGCAATATCATTGGTCAGTAGATAGACTAGATGAGCTTTTAGGTAATATAGAAAAAGCTGGTATTAGAAGTATTATGATTTTTGGTGTTCCAAAGATTAAAGACATAGAGGCTTCGGAGAACTACAATCCAAATGGCATAGTACAACAGGCTGTGATAAAAATTAAAGAGTTAAACTCTAATATTATTGTTGCTACAGATGTTTGTTTATGTGGCTATACACCGCATGGACATTGTGGAATTCTAGATGAAGTTGAGTATGTTGATAATGATAGAACTTTAGAGATTTTGAAGAAAACCGCAATCTCTCATGCCGAGGCAGGAGCTGATATAGTTGCTCCGAGTGGTATGATGGATGGTATGATTCTTGCTATGAGACAAGCTTTAGATTCTATGAGATTTGTTAAAGTTGCTATTATGTCTTATGCTGTTAAATATGCTTCGGCATTTTATGGGCCTTTTCGTGATGCATGTAGCTCTTCCCCTAAGGGAGATAGAAAGACATATCAAATGGATTATAGAAATAAAAAAGAAGCAATAAGAGAAGCTTTATTGGATATAGAGGAAGGAGCTGATTTTATAATGGTGAAGCCCGCTCTTAGTTATTTAGACATAATAAATGAGTTAAATAATAAGGTTGATTTGCCAATAGCTGCTTATCACGTTAGTGGTGAGTATTCTATGGTAAAAGCTGCAGCACAACAGGGCTTAATTAACGAAGAAGCTATTACTTTAGAAATTTTGACTTCTATGAAAAGAGCTGGAGCAAAAGTAATTCTTACTTATAGTGCTTTGGATGTGGCAAAGTGGATATATAAATAA